In the Anoplopoma fimbria isolate UVic2021 breed Golden Eagle Sablefish chromosome 7, Afim_UVic_2022, whole genome shotgun sequence genome, one interval contains:
- the sec24d gene encoding protein transport protein Sec24D, whose protein sequence is MSQQGYVAAPPYSQAQPGMGGYQGGFGAGPAQPLYGHYGGQPQAFTAPPTGMMKSPVSSAAGMPPPPVSNQYNPNVQQNGAHPQRYPAPPAVSAYGQPQSPYNSMASTAPPPAQQLTNQMSSMNLGNYAPGPMQSAPHPTSSVAQQPFQTFPPPAMGQPQMPPGPQSPHMSPHMSPQMSPPQSPLASMPMAGPPMAGPPMAGMGRPFPGPPPSGPGGFQQPGLGAAGPAGYPQQGGQFGGHMAGPQPGMPGAFPGAPGGLAGPPQKKLDPDSIPSITQVIEDDQAKRGGQIYSTNIRGQVPPLVTTDFTVQDQGNASPRFMRCTTYSLPCTADLAKQCQVPLASIIKPFANLPKNETPLYVVNHGETGPIRCNRCKAYMCPYMQFIDGGRRYQCGFCNCVNEVPVFYFQHLDHMGRRVDFYERPELSLGSYEFVATMDYCRNNKPPNPPAYIFMIDVSYNNIKSGLVKLICDELKTLLENLPSEEGTESSAIKVGFVTYNKVLHFYNVKSALAQPQMMVVSDTAEMFVPLLDGFLVNYQDSRTVIYNLLDQIPDMFADTNESETVFVPVIQAGMEAFKAAECSGKLFIFQSSMPTAEAPGKLKNRDDKKLVNTEKEKTLFQPQKGVYEQLSKECVAQGCCVDLFLFPSQYMDIATMADVPSHTGGSVYKYCNFQVETDGEHFLRDLRKDVQKSIGFDAIMRVRTSTGFRATEFFGAVHMNNTTDIEMAAVDCDKAVTVEFKHDDALSEETGALMQCALLYTTVGGQRRLRIHNLSLNCSLQLSELFKSCETDSLINFFAKSACRAILSQPLKNVKEILVNQTAHMLACYRKNCASPSAASQLILPDAMKVFPVYMNSLMKTAPLVGSTELSTDDRAHQRLLIMGMGVEDTQLLLYPRLTPLHNMDVSSEAHPAPVRCSEERLTDSGMFLLENGHSMFLWLGQGIPPDLIQSIFNLPSLAHLQGQMCVLPELDNPLSNKVRSIINGLIENRPNSMKLNIVRQKDKPEMLFRQFLVEDKGLHGGASYMDFLCYVHREIRQLLT, encoded by the exons ATGAGTCAACAGGGTTATGTTGCTGCACCGCCCTACTCCCAGGCACAGCCAGGGATGGGGGGCTACCAAGGTGGATTTGGAGCTGGTCCTGCACAGCCCCTCTATGGGCACTATGGGGGACAGCCTCAGGCGTTCACCGCTCCACCAACAG GTATGATGAAATCGCCAGTTTCCTCTGCTGCCGGTATGCCTCCACCTCCAGTGTCCAATCAGTACAATCCAAATGTCCAGCAGAATGGTGCTCATCCACAAAG ATACCCTGCTCCACCAGCTGTTTCTGCTTATGGACAACCTCAGTCCCCTTACAACAGCATGGCTTCTACGGCCCCGCCTCCAGCACAGCAGCTCACCAATCAGATGAGTTCCATGAACTTGGGCAACTATG CACCAGGTCCCATGCAGAGCGCACCACATCCAACAAGCTCTGTAGCCCAGCAGCCTTTCCAAacttttcctcctccagcaATGGGCCAGCCACAGATGCCTCCAGGCCCGCAGTCACCCCACATGTCACCCCACATGTCCCCCCAGATGTCTCCACCACAGTCACCCCTAGCAAGCATGCCAATGGCAGGCCCACCGATGGCCGGCCCTCCAATGGCAGGCATGGGTAGACCCTTCCCCGGGCCGCCTCCTTCAGGCCCCGGAGGTTTCCAGCAGCCTGGTCTTGGAGCTGCTGGTCCAGCAGGATACCCACAGCAAGGAG GTCAGTTTGGGGGACACATGGCTGGGCCCCAGCCAGGCATGCCAGGGGCCTTCCCTGGCGCTCCAGGCGGACTGGCTGGACCACCTCAGAAGAAACTGGACCCTGACTCTATCCCCAGCATA ACTCAAGTCATCGAGGATGACCAAGCAAAACGAGGGGGACAGATCTACAGCACAAACATCAGAGGACAGGTTCCACCTCTGGTCACCACTGACTTCACAGTACAGGACCAAG GCAATGCCAGTCCCAGGTTCATGCGCTGCACCACCTACTCCCTACCCTGCACCGCTGATCTGGCCAAACAGTGCCAAGTGCCCCTGGCCTCCATCATAAAGCCCTTTGCCAATTTGCCAAAGAATGAG ACTCCTCTGTATGTTGTGAACCACGGTGAGACAGGCCCAATCCGCTGCAATCGATGCAAGGCCTACATGTGTCCCTACATGCAGTTTATTGATGGGGGGCGTCGCTACCAGTGTGGTTTCTGCAACTGTGTCAATGAAG TGCCAGTCTTCTATTTCCAACATCTTGACCACATGGGCCGGAGGGTGGACTTCTATGAGAGGCCCGAGCTGTCCCTGGGATCATACGAGTTTGTAGCCACCATGGATTACTGCAGG AACAACAAGCCTCCGAATCCTCCTGCCTACATCTTTATGATTGATGTGTCCTATAACAACATTAAAAGTGGACTGGTCAAACTGATATGTGATGAGCTGAAGACTCTACTGGAGAATCTGCCCAG cGAGGAAGGTACGGAGAGCTCTGCCATTAAGGTTGGCTTTGTCACCTACAACAAGGTCCTCCACTTCTACAACGTGAAGAGCGCTTTGGCCCAGCCCCAGATGATGGTGGTTTCAGACACAGCGGAGATGTTTGTCCCGCTGCTTGATGGCTTCCTCGTCAACTATCAGGACTCCAGGACTGTCATCTACAA CCTCCTGGACCAGATCCCTGATATGTTTGCAGACACCAACGAGAGTGAAACGGTCTTTGTTCCTGTCATCCAGGCCGGCATGGAGGCATTCAAG GCAGCAGAATGCAGCGGAAAGCTCTTCATCTTCCAGTCCTCCATGCCCACGGCTGAGGCTCCTGGCAAACTGAAGAACAGGGATGACAAAAAGCTGGTCAAcactgagaaagagaaa ACCCTGTTCCAGCCTCAGAAAGGAGTGTATGAGCAGCTGTCTAAGGAGTGTGTGGCTCAGGGCTGCTGCGTGgatctcttcctctttccaaGCCAGTATATGGACATTGCAACCATGGCTGATGTGCCCTCGCACACCGGTGGCTCCGTCTACAAGTACTGCAACTTCCAG GTGGAGACTGACGGGGAGCATTTTCTGAGAGACCTCAGAAAAGATGTGCAGAAAAGCATCGGATTTGATGCCATCATGCGTGTTCGTACCAGTACAG GTTTCAGAGCCACAGAGTTCTTTGGTGCCGTCCATATGAACAACACCACAGATATAGAGATGGCAGCTGTGGATTGTGATAAGGCTGTGACCGTAGAGTTCAAGCATGACGACGCGCTCAGTGAGGAGACTGGGGCACTCATGCAG TGTGCCTTGCTGTACACCACCGTCGGTGGACAGCGGCGTCTCCGCATCCACAACCTCAGTCTGAACTGCAGCTTGCAGTTGTCTGAGTTGTTCAAGAGCTGTGAGACCGACTCACTCATCAACTTCTTTGCCAAATCAG CTTGCCGTGCCATACTGAGCCAGCCTCTGAAGAATGTGAAGGAAATCCTTGTCAACCAGACGGCCCACATGCTGGCCTGCTACAGGAAGAACTGTGCCAGCCCCTCTGCTGCCAGCCAG CTGATCCTGCCTGATGCCATGAAGGTGTTTCCGGTTTACATGAACAGCCTTATGAAAACTGCCCCTTTGGTCGGCAGCACAGAGCTCTCCACAGACGACAGAGCCCATCAAAGGCTGTTGATCATGGGCATGGGTGTGGAGgacacacagctgctgctctACCCCCGCCTCACCCCACTG cacaacaTGGACGTAAGCAGTGAGGCTCATCCTGCTCCAGTGCGCTGCTCGGAGGAGCGTCTGACCGACTCTGGCATGTTCCTGCTGGAGAACGGCCACTCCATGTTTCTGTGGCTGGGCCAAGGGATCCCTCCAGACCTCATCCAGAGCATCTTCAACCTGCCCTCCCTCGCCCACCTGCAAGGACAAATG tgtgtgctGCCAGAACTGGACAACCCGTTGTCAAACAAGGTCCGATCCATCATCAACGGTCTGATTGAAAACAGGCCGAATTCTATGAAG CTCAATATCGTGAGGCAGAAGGACAAACCAGAGATGTTGTTCCGTCAGTTCCTGGTGGAGGATAAAGGCCTGCACGGGGGAGCTTCCTACATGGACTTCCTTTGCTACGTTCACCGAGAAATCAGGCAGCTGCTCACCTAA